The Methylocaldum marinum genome includes the window ACCGTCGACACCCTGCGCGAGCAGTCCCCGCGCATGCGCGGCGAGCCGGGCGTGATCGAGATCGCCGTCCGCGCCGAGCGGCGTGAGCATGGCGCACCACAATCCGCGGATGGGAACGGGTTCCGTCATGGTAAAAATCTCCTCCGAATACGTTTTGTGGTCCGGCACAGGTTTCCGGCTCGGCGGAAGCCGTTGGCACCGCCCACCGGGATGGATCGCCTCACACCGTCGTAGGTCGGCAATCCCTTGCCGACGCAGACGCTCGACCGGGCGGTGGCGTCGGGAAAGGATTCCCGACCTTGTATTATGAATTCCGTGTGGTTCGGAAGGGGTTGGAGAAGACTCCCGACCGGTCACCACCGGCCTGGAGGGCGCTCCAGGTTTGAGCGACTGGATGCCGTTCCCGCCCTTGGGACACCAAGCCCGTTGCGTAGATCGATGCAGCAGTCGCTCACCCTCATCGAGCGATCGAACAGTATCTTCGGCCCGGCTTGCCGGCAGCCCGCATTCACAAGGTAGATCATTTGAGGTTCATGATGCCCACGTTTTATCTCGGAATTGACGTCGCCAAAGCCAAACTGGACTGCGCGTTACGCCTCCCCAACGGGAAGTTCCGAACCAAAGTCATCGCCAACTCCCAAGACGGGTTCGCCACCCTCGTCACTTGGCTCACCGGCCCAGAGGCACGGAATGTTCACGTGTGTATGGAAGCCACTGGGGTGTATTGGGAAGACGTCGCCCAGTGCTTGGCTACCCAAGGGTTCACTGTCAGCGTCATCAACCCCGCCCAAATCAAAGCCTATGCCGCTTCCCGCTTAACCCGGACCAAAACCGATGCCGTCGATGCGCGCCTCATCACCGAATTTTGCGCCGAACGCCATCCGCCTCCCTGGCAGGCGAGAAGCGAAGCCGAAATCGCCTTGCGCGCGCTCGTGTTGCGTCTGGATGCGTTGCAAGCCCTGCGGACCCAGGAAAGTAACCGCCTGGAGGTCGCCCGGGACGCGGTGCGCACCAACATTCAAGAACACCTGAATTGGCTCGATCAGCAGATCAAGAGCCTGATCAAAACCATCAATGAGCACATCGACTCTAACCCCGATCTGAAGGGAAAGCGCGAATTACTCGAGAGCATCCCCGGTATCGGGGAACGCACCATCGCCATTCTGCTCGCCTTCTATGCCGAGCCCAGCCGCTTCGCCAATAGCCGACAAGCCGTCGCCTTCGCCGGGCTCGACCCGCGCCGGCAGGAGTCCGGAACGAGCGTGAAAACCAAGCCGCGGCTGTCCAAAGTCGGCCATGCCTTCTTGCGCAAAGCCCTCTACATGCCGGCTATGGTGATCCTGTATAAGACCGCTTGGGGCCAGCCCTTCAAGAACCGGCTCGCGCTCTCGGGCAAGCCCGCCAAGCTCATCATCGGTGCCATGATGCGCAAGCTCCTCCAGGTCGCTTTCGGCGTCCTCAAGTCCGGAAAACCCTTCGATCCAGCACTCCATGGCACTTGACCCGGATAACAGTATCTACGGGGTGCACGGTCGTAGGTCGGCAATCCCTTGCCGACGAAGGCGCTCGATCGGGGCTCAGCGTCGGGAAAGGATTCCCGACCTACAGGGTGCACGGTCGTAGGTCGGCAATCCCTTGCCGACGAAGGCGCTCGATCGGGCCGCGACGTCGGGAAAGGATTCCCGACCTACTGCCCGAAGGCCAGTGCCATATCACTTTCGAAACCCCGGACAACCGGCTCCGGGAGAATTCCGAATCGCGGCGTCGGCCCGGACGAGGCCGCATCCGCCGGCGAAATCGAATCCTACGTCAAAATCCGGGCTATGGGGATCATCCATGTCGATGGCCGTATGCGCCATGGCCGCGTAAATCTCCCGGGGCGACAGGGAGGGATCGGCTTCCCGCATCAAGGCCGCCACCGCCGCGGCGTGGGGAGCCGCCGCCGACGTGCCGACGAAATTGGGAAAGCCGTCGCCCTCGCTGTCCGTTCCCCCGAAAAAGCTCGTGTTGACGTCATTAGGCGCCACGATCAGCGGCTGGTAGCGGATTTCGGGGCTTGCATTACGGTTGCCGGCCGTATCGAACAAGATAGGCGTGCCGCCCACCGAGGAGAACTCATCCAACTCGGGTGGATTAACACCGAAAGCCGGGGTGGAGCGATAAGGGGCGGAGCCGACCGCCGCGGTTCCCGCCGCGTTGTGATGTCCGAAAATCGTGCTGCTCGCGGTGTCGAACTGATCGATCCCGCCGCCCCGGAGTACATACTTGATCAGTGCCGGGTTGGGGCCGCCGCAATTCGTGATCTGTACCTTGTAGACGGAAACGCCGGATTCCCGAGGATTTAAAAGGCTGACGATCTCTACCGAATCGGAGCCGATGTTGAGTTCCTTGCCGTCCGCCACGAGCGTTTCGGCTTCGTCGTACAGAAACACGTCTAGATCGTTGGGCGCTCCGGGCGCTCCGGGCTGGACCGAGGCGGACGGGGCGTCCCACTGAAACGACATCGTCAGCTCGCTGCCCGGGGGAACGTTGATGCGTTGAAAAACATTCACTTCGGGTCCCGGGTCGAAATCATGAAGCTCGCAGATGAACCCTCCGCCTTCGTCCTTGAACATCCCGCTCGGGCTGAAAGCGGCTTCGTAGGACGCGTTGCCGGAATTCCCCGCGGAGGAAAAATATGCGACGCCGTCGGCGACGACCCGGTCCACGGCCTGGGCGATTACGCCGTCCTGGAACATGGGCTCGCTATAGTAGGTCCAGTCGTCCACGATCACCTTGGCGCCGGCCCTGGCCAGTTCGAGGATACCCTGGGCAAAATTGGCCTGACCGCCTCCCGTGGTGTGAAAGGAAAGCCGGGCACCCGGTGCCACGTCATGGATGATCTGCATCATGGCGCGGCCTTCGTCGACCCCCGGGTCGGTCGGCGGAGGGCAGCGATCGTCGTCCTTCAGATCTTTCAATACGGTGATTCCGGACGGCAAGTTGCTGCTGGCGATGTCGTTTTCGGCACCGCCGAGGCAGTCGAAACTGTTCGACAGCACACCGATGGTGATGCCGCTGCCGTCCACGCCGAAGGTCGTGCGCGCCAGGTTCGAGCGCATGGCCACGTCGCCCTGGCCATCGACCGATCCCGAGTTGGTCTTGGCATAGGCCGGGGCGGCGAACTGCAGACGGGAAAGCGCATCGAGCCGCTCGATGGCCGCTATCGGGAGCCATCCGGAAACGACCCTCCCGTATACCGCAAGATTTTTGGCTCCAAGTTCTTCAAGTTCGCGCCGCAGGCCTTCCGGGTCGTCCGCTGCCACGGCATCGATGGCGACGTAACCGTTGCGAACCTGTATCAATGCGGAACGGGACTTGAACGTTTCCGGCTTTACCGGCGTGTTTCCGGCGCTTTCCCGGAACGACTCGTATTCGTCATGAAGCTTGACGAGGGCTTGGCTGACCTTGCGCGAACCCTTGGGGGCCCGCATCGAGTCGGCATCGCCCTTGCCGGTATCCGGCGGCGGCAGGTTTTCCGAAGGCGCCTTTTCCTTGGTGTCCGGCGGCGGGTCTGCCGGAAAAGCCTGAAAGGAAAACAATGAAAGGCAAACGAAAAGAGTTCCGGCCTTGTTCGTTTCCATGAGCGATCTCCATTTCGGCCGCCCGACCGTATCGTTTCCGGCGCAAAGGCGCAGCGGGCCGCAAGAAAAGCGGCCGATGCCGACCGGGCTTATGGGCGCAACCGGCATACCTATGGAACATCAGGGGATTCGTCTTCCGCAACGGTCTCGTCGGACGTCTCCGCGGCGCAGAAATCGGTTGCCACGGCCACCCCCGTCGGCTGAACGATGTGCGGATCGGAAATGGTCGTCAGCAGAGCCTTGGTGTCGGCATCGTAAACCCTTAAGCCGCCGGGCTGCGGGACGTACAGTTTGGGCTTGTTCGGATGCACCGCCATCTGATCCATGCCGTAGAATTCGGGGGCGTTGGAAATCGCGATCGAGTTGTCCGGCTCGGCGCCGAGAGTCGCCGTTTCGGCGTCATACGCGAAGACGTCGACGAAACCCAGGTCCACGGAAGATTCGCCGTTGCTCCGCAAGAAGACCCGTTCTCCGGACATGTCGATTGCGCCCGATATGCCGGAGGACGTGCCGGATAAGGCGCGCATGTCGATACGTTCCAGCCCGGGAACCGTGAATAATGTCAACTCGGCGGCTCCGCGGGAGACGACCAGGCCCGATTTGCTCCCGCGCGCGCAGAGGACGTTATTGGGTTCGGCGAATCCCAGCGACAGCGAGTCGCCCGTGTCCAGCAGGATACCGTCGTCGCCGAGGATGAACCGGCGCACCGTGGCATCGGCGGACGAGGTGACCAACACCGACCCGTCGCCGCAGACCTCCACGGAATTGGTATCGGTACCGACCGAACGGGTGCTGGTCTCGGTCTGTTTGGCGATGTCGACGACCGAAACCGGTTGCGTGAAGAGACCGTCCGACACCAGCAGGAATTTGCCGTCGCAACTGAGCGCGAGATCCTCGCCATTGTTCGCGATGGGAATCGGGTTCGTGCCCTGGGCGAGGCGGGGAGGCGATGCCGTCAGATCGATGACGACGACTTCGCTGTTGAAGTTCGTCACGAACCCACGGGTTTGATCCGGCGTTACCAGGACGTCTCCGATCGCCAGGCCGGCGGTGTTGATGTCCAGCGACCCCAGGACGGTATCGGTGTCGGCATCGAATACCGTCACCGAAGCGGTGCCGTTATCCGCAACCAGGCCGAGAGTCCTTGCCGATACCGGAAGCGCCTGCAAAGCCAGGGCGACGACGCTGCCGGCAAGAACCGCCCGCGTACCGCCCGTTTTTCTGTACTGAGTATCCATGCAACATCGTCCCTGTCTTGATCCGCGCTTTTCCCCGGCGCGCGGCGTTCCTGTTTCGATTAATGAGACTCCCGGCCCGGTCAGGAGTTGCACGGGAACCCCGGAGCCGCCCCCCGCCCTATCGCCGATAGCGGGCATTTGTCCGCAAACCGGGCCGGTCCGCGGCCGATTCCGGGGACGGACGGGCAATACCGCTCGATCGACGGACTCGGACCGGCAAAAAGGGGAATATTTCACTGAATTGAGTATTTCGAGCGGGTAACTTGAGTCCCGCGCCGTCAGGAGCACCGTAGGAACATCAGCCTGGCTTGATCCGAAGGAGCACTATGAAGCTTTCCATTCCGCGTCTTCCGAAAATTCCCGGCACGCCGGCCCGGAATAATCGAAGCAAACGAGAAGAACCATGACGCATACCGCTCAAAAAGGCCATGCCAGGTGTTCATCCAAATGTTGCCTTATCGGCATATCGGTGAGCATCACGATCTTCGCCTCGATCGTGGCGCTGGCGCTGTTCATTTTCATGCCGCAGGGCGGATTCGAAGCATCGGCGCGGATAAAAGGACGTTCGAACACGGGCAAGGTCGTGAACGCAACAGGCATCGATAACCCGGCAAAAGCCGACCTTTCGGAAACGCCGGAACCGGAAAAAGACTGAATTCCGGTAACGGGTGCGAGGGCAAGCGTCGCGAACGGCCCGAGCACGAGCCGGGTCGAAGGAGAGCCCGGGACCCGGGGCGTACCGGAATCCATGCGGAGTCCGGCGCCTCCGCGACGCCGCGTTCCGCCTGGACCAGGGACGGCAAACGCAAGCGAAGTTTCATCCGAACGCTTTCCGCTTCGGACACGCGATGACACCTCCATGACGGCTCTTGGGGACCGAACTTCAGCACCGGTCTTTTTTTTGAAGCCCGGGGACCGAATTTGAACTAGAATTAGCTTCCGTCGTCGTCGCCTTCTCTCTCGAGCCGCGAATACGACGGCAAAGATCGATAGTCTTCCTTTCCTTGAATTGAACACGGTTGTGTCGAACGAAACGCTTCAAGGGTTGAAAAAGGTCCCGTATTTTTCCGAAATAGCCGATGCCGCACTGGCGGAGTTGGCTTCCTGTGCCGCCATAAAGACCTATCCGAAAAATTCGGTCATCATTCGCGAAGGCGATGAGGGCGGAGCGCTGTTCATCATCCTTTCCGGGAAAGTGCAGGCTTATCTGAGCAGCGCGAACGGACGCATGGTGATACTTTCGACTCAGGGCTCCGGCTCTTTTTTCGGCGAGTTGTCCTTGCTGGACAACGAACCCCGTTCCGCGTCGATTACCGCCCTGGAACCCACGATATGCAGCCTGATTCCGCGAGCAGCGTTGAAGGCTTGGCTGAAAGATCATCCGGATTGCGCGTTCAGCATCATCCGCAGCCTGACGCAGCGGATTCGCAGTTTGACCGAAAATGTCCGTGGACTGGCGCTGTCGGACGTTTACGGGCGTTTGGTCAAAGTCCTTTTCGATATGGCCGTCGAGAACGAGAAGGAATGGATCATCCAGGAAAAACCGACCCATCAGGATCTGGCCAATATCATCGGCTGCTCGCGGGAAATGGTCAGCCGTATCATGAAGGACCTGGAACGCGGCGGTTATCTCTCGGTACTGCGAAAATCCGTGGTCATCCACCGCAAACTGCCCCCTTCGTGGTGAAGGAGTCGACGGTTCTTCGTCGACCGCTCCGCTGCAGTTGAGCGTTTTCATCCCGCTCGTACGGTAAAGCAGGCTAGCCGGAAGCCGTTGGCGGCTTCGGACGGGATGAATCGCCTCTAGTCCTCGTAGGTCGGCAATCCCTTGCCGACGCAGACGCTCGACCGGACCGCGGTGTCGGGAAAGGATTCCCGACCTACCGGGTGCTCGCGTTCCACACAACCGTTTGGAATGTACCTGGAGCCTCAGCTATCACTCGTCCCGGATTCCCGTGCATTTCCTGTCGACCGACACTGCCGCGCGCTCGGATGCAAGGCGCAACGGCGATCAGAACAGGTCCGCGTTGAGCCAGAAATGGGCGGCGATGCTGCCCGCGTAACCCAGTGCGATTACCGGCATCCATTTCAGATGACTCAGGAACGTATAGGCGCCCCGCGTTTGCCCCATGAGCGCGACGCCCGCCGCGGAACCCACCGACAGCAAACTGCCGCCGACCCCGGCGGTCAAAGTGACCAGTAGCCACTGCCCGGTAGAGATATCGGGGTTCATGGATAGAATTGCGAACATGACCGGAATGTTGTCCACGAAGGCCGAGGCAATGCCGACCAGGATATTCGCCGGGGTCGCGCCCAATTCGCCATAGAGAAATTGCGATGCGCGGCTCAGATAGCCCAGGAAATCGAGCCCGCCCACGCACAGCACCACGCCGTAGAAAAACAGCAGGGTGTCCCATTCGAGCTGCGCCAATTTCTGAAAGATATCGAACCTCTCTTCGCCGGGATGCGCTTCTTCTTCCTCTTCGCGTCTTTCCATGAGTTCGGTCGGCACCGAGGGTTCTCCGCGGTGGGTAATGTGCAGGAAATAGCCGAAGAACTGAATATAGGTGAGACCGGCCATCATGCCAACCGCGGCGGGCAAATGCAGAACGTTGGAGAACACCACGGCGGTGGCGATGGTCAGCAGAAACAAGGCGATGATCCGTTTCGCGCCACGCTTCATCTTGGTGACATCCTTGATTTCGGCCGGGCGCGCGACCGGTATCGCGAAATGCATGATCGCCGCGGGCAATACGAAATTGATGACCGAAGGAATGAACAGGACGAAGAAACCCCAGAAAGTAATCTTATGCTGTTGCCAGACCATCAGCGTCGTAATGTCGCCGAAAGGGCAGAATGCGCCGCCTGCGTTGACGGCGACTACGGTGTTGACGCAAGACAATGCGACGAAGCGCGGGTTGTCCTTGCCGACGGCCATGACCACGGCCGTCATCAACATCGCCGTGGTCATATTGTTGGAGATCGAGGAGATGAAAAACGCCAGGATCCCGGTGATCCAAAACAAAGAGCGATAGCCGAGACCCTTGCTGACCAGCCATGCCCTGACCGCCTCGAACACCTGCCGCTCCTCGAGCGCGTTGACGTAAGTGATCGACACGATCAGGAACAGGAGCAGTTCGCCGTAATCCAGCACCAAGGTCCGTACCGCGTCTTCTGCAAGCCGAGGCTCGCCGTGCTGGTTGTAGACGACGGCAATCGCGGCCCAGATGACCGCCGCGGCCAGCATCATGGGCTTTGATTTCTTGAGTTCGGTGACCTCTTCCAGGACGACGAAGATATAAGCCAGCACGAACGCCGCGATCGAGAGATAGCCGACCCAATGCCCGGTCAGATCCAAAGCCTGGACTTCCGCCGGACTGGCCGGAACTGCGAGCGGAAAGACCATCAGTAAAGACGCCAGTGGGACTTTGAGCATCAAACCCATTCGAGAACCTTTTCTTGCGGTGCCAAAAAACAGCTCCGCCGACTACAGGCAGCGGGCGGAGCAGGGATCGTTCAAGCGGAGAATGGTAGCATTTCCCGCTGTCGAGTCCGAGCACGCCATACATGCTCGCCCCCCAGGCCGTCCGGTTGCCGATCCGGGTTGAAAAAAGCGGCTATCGGCGGATCACAATACGGGTGTTTTCATCTCGCTCGTACCGCAGAGCAGGCTAGTCGGGAATCATTGGCGGCTTCGAGTCTTCGTAGGTCGGCAATCCCTTGCCGACGCAGACGCTCGACCGAGCCGCGCTGTCGGGAAAGGATTCCCGACGGGCTTCAATCGCGTTCTTCACAACGTTATGGCATGTACCCGGGCTTTTCGCCGCCACAAGGTTTTCGGCTGGTTCATGGCGCGCGATGGGACAAGCCCCGCACCTAGGCAATCAAAAAGAGGTTTCGAAAGGCTTTCGACCCTTTTTCATCATGACCCAGTGACGAAACAGCGAAGCGCTAATCACTCCGGCCAGAATCGACGTGACGTCCATTCCGATTCCCAGCCAGAAACCGTGGGTGTGGAACGACTCGCCCAGGAGCGAGCGGAGCACCACCTGCATCCAGAGCAGAAAGCCTCCGTAATAGATGACGACCCCGCCGATGGCCCACGCCAACGCGGGCAGATTCAACTGTTGGGCGGTCTGATAGAACCAGACCGCTATCGCCAGAATTACGACCATGGACAATGCCGCAATCATAGTGTTCTCCTCGTTTTTCCGGCACTTTATCAAACCGGAGTACGGGCGTGAAGAAACCGAAAACGTCGGTAGCGCCGGCCACTGTCGAAATTCTGAACAACTCGCCCGAGCCTTTACCGGCTGTGGCGCGGAGCGCATTGTTCGCCGTTTTTTCAGAACTTTATCCACAGATTTTGTGGAAAAAGGCGTTTCGTTAAAATAAC containing:
- a CDS encoding S8 family peptidase, with protein sequence METNKAGTLFVCLSLFSFQAFPADPPPDTKEKAPSENLPPPDTGKGDADSMRAPKGSRKVSQALVKLHDEYESFRESAGNTPVKPETFKSRSALIQVRNGYVAIDAVAADDPEGLRRELEELGAKNLAVYGRVVSGWLPIAAIERLDALSRLQFAAPAYAKTNSGSVDGQGDVAMRSNLARTTFGVDGSGITIGVLSNSFDCLGGAENDIASSNLPSGITVLKDLKDDDRCPPPTDPGVDEGRAMMQIIHDVAPGARLSFHTTGGGQANFAQGILELARAGAKVIVDDWTYYSEPMFQDGVIAQAVDRVVADGVAYFSSAGNSGNASYEAAFSPSGMFKDEGGGFICELHDFDPGPEVNVFQRINVPPGSELTMSFQWDAPSASVQPGAPGAPNDLDVFLYDEAETLVADGKELNIGSDSVEIVSLLNPRESGVSVYKVQITNCGGPNPALIKYVLRGGGIDQFDTASSTIFGHHNAAGTAAVGSAPYRSTPAFGVNPPELDEFSSVGGTPILFDTAGNRNASPEIRYQPLIVAPNDVNTSFFGGTDSEGDGFPNFVGTSAAAPHAAAVAALMREADPSLSPREIYAAMAHTAIDMDDPHSPDFDVGFDFAGGCGLVRADAAIRNSPGAGCPGFRK
- a CDS encoding YncE family protein, whose amino-acid sequence is MDTQYRKTGGTRAVLAGSVVALALQALPVSARTLGLVADNGTASVTVFDADTDTVLGSLDINTAGLAIGDVLVTPDQTRGFVTNFNSEVVVIDLTASPPRLAQGTNPIPIANNGEDLALSCDGKFLLVSDGLFTQPVSVVDIAKQTETSTRSVGTDTNSVEVCGDGSVLVTSSADATVRRFILGDDGILLDTGDSLSLGFAEPNNVLCARGSKSGLVVSRGAAELTLFTVPGLERIDMRALSGTSSGISGAIDMSGERVFLRSNGESSVDLGFVDVFAYDAETATLGAEPDNSIAISNAPEFYGMDQMAVHPNKPKLYVPQPGGLRVYDADTKALLTTISDPHIVQPTGVAVATDFCAAETSDETVAEDESPDVP
- the nhaD gene encoding sodium:proton antiporter NhaD, whose amino-acid sequence is MLKVPLASLLMVFPLAVPASPAEVQALDLTGHWVGYLSIAAFVLAYIFVVLEEVTELKKSKPMMLAAAVIWAAIAVVYNQHGEPRLAEDAVRTLVLDYGELLLFLIVSITYVNALEERQVFEAVRAWLVSKGLGYRSLFWITGILAFFISSISNNMTTAMLMTAVVMAVGKDNPRFVALSCVNTVVAVNAGGAFCPFGDITTLMVWQQHKITFWGFFVLFIPSVINFVLPAAIMHFAIPVARPAEIKDVTKMKRGAKRIIALFLLTIATAVVFSNVLHLPAAVGMMAGLTYIQFFGYFLHITHRGEPSVPTELMERREEEEEAHPGEERFDIFQKLAQLEWDTLLFFYGVVLCVGGLDFLGYLSRASQFLYGELGATPANILVGIASAFVDNIPVMFAILSMNPDISTGQWLLVTLTAGVGGSLLSVGSAAGVALMGQTRGAYTFLSHLKWMPVIALGYAGSIAAHFWLNADLF
- a CDS encoding IS110 family RNA-guided transposase, with protein sequence MPTFYLGIDVAKAKLDCALRLPNGKFRTKVIANSQDGFATLVTWLTGPEARNVHVCMEATGVYWEDVAQCLATQGFTVSVINPAQIKAYAASRLTRTKTDAVDARLITEFCAERHPPPWQARSEAEIALRALVLRLDALQALRTQESNRLEVARDAVRTNIQEHLNWLDQQIKSLIKTINEHIDSNPDLKGKRELLESIPGIGERTIAILLAFYAEPSRFANSRQAVAFAGLDPRRQESGTSVKTKPRLSKVGHAFLRKALYMPAMVILYKTAWGQPFKNRLALSGKPAKLIIGAMMRKLLQVAFGVLKSGKPFDPALHGT
- a CDS encoding Crp/Fnr family transcriptional regulator — encoded protein: MSNETLQGLKKVPYFSEIADAALAELASCAAIKTYPKNSVIIREGDEGGALFIILSGKVQAYLSSANGRMVILSTQGSGSFFGELSLLDNEPRSASITALEPTICSLIPRAALKAWLKDHPDCAFSIIRSLTQRIRSLTENVRGLALSDVYGRLVKVLFDMAVENEKEWIIQEKPTHQDLANIIGCSREMVSRIMKDLERGGYLSVLRKSVVIHRKLPPSW